In Aythya fuligula isolate bAytFul2 chromosome 21, bAytFul2.pri, whole genome shotgun sequence, the DNA window gtttatttgaatccctttgtttgtgttgtgctgctgtgcttggaaGCAGGGAAGCTTTCTGGAGTCCGTAACTCACCTTCCTCTCCCAACTAGCCCTGCAGAGACTGAGAGGCTGGGATGATGTGGATGATGAGATAGAAGAAATGCGCCTTGAAGACCagtcagaaaaggaagaaggacaGATGTCTGTACTCACCCTCTGCGCCTTCAGGGGCTTGCGCTGGCAGCTCATCTCTATTGTTGTCATGATGATGGGCCAGCAGCTCTCGGGGGTTAATGCGGTGagtggggaggcagaggggtgAGCAGTAACGGGATGAGATACACAAATACCCCCTTCATCAGGGACATTGGTTCTGTAAGATGTTATGGGAAGTTCACCTGGGCCAGTGCCAAGCCAAGCACACACGTGGTCCAGAGTCCAGCATCCTGCAAGGATGGTTTGGATATTTTTGGAGTAAGATGCTTGTTCCTGGATTTAAACACCAACATCTCCAGTTCTGAAATAATTTGGGGGTTCCTGTGCACCAGTTCCAGGAGGTAGAAGGAGCCCAGATGGGGTTGTTGTGCTCTGCCTTTGGCCACATATAAACACAACTGTGGTTTTTGCCGCAGGTCTTCTACTACGCAGACAGGATCTTCCAGTCAGCAGGTGTGGAAACCAATAACGTGCAGTATGTCACCGTGTCCATAGGTGCCATCAACGTCGTCATGACTTGCCTCGCTGTAAGTGTCTGCTGGGGCTCTTTGGGTTCTCACTTGTCCGCTCTCACGATGTGTGACCGAGGTTGTCACTTACACCATGAGATGCTTCGTGCAGTACGTGTTCTGCATGGTCCCTTGCTAAATACCACCTTAATAAAATTTGCTGGAATGAAGTGCTGTGCCCCAGGGATCTGGTCTCTCATCCCTTTCTGTCTCTTCCAGGTTTTCATCGTGGAGTCCTTAGGGAGGAGAATCCTTCTCCTCGCTGGCTTTGGCTTGTGCTGTGGCTCCTGTGCGGTGCTGACCTTGGCGCTCAACCTCCAGGTGTGTGGCTGAGGGGCTCGGTAGGCCTGGCCTGGGACTTACTGGGGAACAAACCCTTGGTGTGTTTTGGACTGGTTTCTGCACTCTGGGAGGGGGGCAGTACCGAAGATCTCAGTACTTGTAGATCTGCCTAAAGTAAACCCAACAAGAGCTACAGTCCTGCTTGGCTGGATACCTCTCCCAGCACATCGTGTTCATACCTTTGCATCCATCTGTTGGAAGCAAAGATCCTACATGGACCACGTGCTTAGTGGCTAGGTATGTCTGTGGGGGCATAGCTGGGAACAGAGGAGGACACTGCTTTAGAAAATCCTTCAAATCTCACTGTGAATAGTGCCTTGAGTGTGTTGCTGACTTCCAGGCAGGACCCGGCTCTAACCTGTGATTAAATCCTTCACAGAACACCGTCTCCTGGATGTCTTACCTCAGCATAGTGTGTGTCATTCTTTACATCATCGGACACGCTATTGGAGCCAGTAAGTACACATAATCTTGCCCAGTCTCCTCCGCAATTTGGTTTAAGTCAAGTATTATGCTGAACTTCACATCAAAAGCTTTGTGGGGCTGATCCAGGGGAGATTGCATTTCCCCTGTGCAGCCATGCACCTTGCTGACAGTCAGCTCGATTTATGCTTCAGCGGGCTCTGTCCACGGGCAGGGGAGCATCCAGCtttcaagaggaaaagcaaggcaTGATTGTGCTCATCATACCTGGGATGCACCCGTTAGATCCGGAGCAAAGCTGTGCTGAGATGCCGAGTCCCAGCGGCTGGGCAGAGATTCTGCATGCTTGCATCCATGGGCAACAAATTGAATTAGAACAACTCGAAGTACATGTGTGGCACTACAGGTCACTTTGCAGCCAGGAGTTGGTGTTGTAGATGAGGATATTGGAAAGGCTGTTGCCTGATCTGACAGCTTCTGAAAGCAGTCGAGTTGCCTGTTCAGTGTGGAAAGCCTGGCCAGGTCCTTGGTGGATGCAGCAATGCAGTTTGGAGACTCCTGTTGAGGTTTCACTAGTAGATGGAATTACATTTAACCTCTCTTTTCTCCATGTATGCTGACCCCTGTTGTGATAACGTTATCTGTACCTGCTCCCTCACCTCACAGAGGGGGCAGTGCTGTGAGCGAGCCTGGCGGCTTGTTCCACTAGCACCTGTTTTCCCAGCACCTGCAtatgctgtgttgtttttttttttttttttttttctatttttaagaagCACTGCTTTGCTTAGATGCTGCTTGTAGGATGCTCTCTGGAGATGCATTTCACATTTATCAGTCTTGACAATTTTTTCGTGGTTAAAGCCATAGGAGAGCGAAGAGGCTGACTGCTGTGTGTGAGCTTAGGCAAGTCAGCCAGCTGCcctgctttttgtttgatttcccTCTTGGATTTATCAGACGTTTCTAAACACAACTTGTTTAGTAAGCTACTGACATAAGCGATGTAATCTAGGAATTCAGAGTGAGGGATTGCCTTTGGGATTTACAAATATGCGACTCTCTTCCAGGCCCGATCCCCTTTGTGATGATCACCGAGATGTTCCTGCAGTCATCCCGGCCGGCTGCCTTCATGGTCGGTGGGTCCGTGCACTGGCTGTGCAACTTCGCTGTGGGGCTCTTGTTCCTCTACATGGAGGTAAGAGCAGGGGATGGGACAGGCCTTCAGCTTAAAATTAGTATCTTCACCCCTGTTCCTACAGAGAGCCTTTTTAAGCCTGGGCACTGTGCCTGCCCAGGTTGGTTGCCAGTACCTGCAAGCAGGATTAGGGGTATTACAGATAAAGGGCAACAAAGTGATGTTAATCAGCAATTCTTTGGTCACATCTGTTGggcaatgctttaaaataacGTTATTTTTCCATATGAATGTCTGATTCTCAATTCAGGGCCATAGAAAAGACAGCAAATTCCCCATTTTCCATAGCGGGGTGGATGTCTCAGAAAGCCACCTGCAGGTCACCCGTTCAGACTGATCCCAAGTAGTTGCGACCCATAAACTGATTGATTTTAGCCTGTGCAGGGGGAGCTGATGAGTTTACTTTGATTTATGTAGCAGACCTTTTCCACTAAATCCATGGCGGTGATATCAGGAGACAGAATCCAGAACCACCCCTAGCTTCCAGTTGCTCAACTTAAAGTACGTGCACACCACTGTGGTTGCCTTTCATAGGTGATACAGGGTTCAGCATGTCCAAATCATGTCATGTATACATCTGGGGTTTTGTCCTGGCCTTtgctcagtcttcttttcttgcTCTAGGCTGGACTTGgagcctacagcttcctcatttTCTGTGCCATATGCCTCGTCACCATGGTTTACATCTTCTTTGTTGTTCCTGAGACGAAGAACAAAACCTTCATGGAAATTAACAAGATCATGGCCAAGAGGAACAAGGTGGAGATTCAGACGGAGAAAGAAGAGCTCATGGATATCCACACTATCCAAGCTGGgcaggcagagaagaaagaaatctccAATAGCTCCAATCTGTGAACACAAACCAACGTTTGGCCTGGCCCAGGCACTTTTCAGGACCTGCTCAGTGGGAGAATGTGGCTTGATACTGATCTTTCATCCAGACTTTCTGCACACTTCCTACAGCAAGAGTTTCTAAATAAGCCATTATTGTGTCTTAAAGAGTGTTCTCATTGTGAGTGATTAGCAGGACCGCCCTGCTTCAcggcacagcactgctgaggaAAATTCCCCATTCCTGGTTATTTGTCGCAAGGAAAGGGCAATGCCCGCAGCCAGCTCAGTTCCTGCCATCAAGGAACTGATGCCGCAGTACGATGTATGTCCCTCACGTCCTGACACATCACAAGTGCCACAAACCAGCACCTGGGCTGGGTTTTGGTCAGTCACGTGCAAGGAGTGCACCAGATTCCTCCTTCATGTAGCTGAGGGTCCAGAATAAGTGATGGCAGCTCTTCAGTGCTTGGTATTCTCTGAGGGGAGAGGCAGTTGTGCTGAGATGCCTTGCTAGATGGGTTGATAGCAGTGTTGATCCTGTCCCCTACTGTCCTTTTGTGTGCTTCAAAGGACCATAAAAGTAGGAATACACATCACTCAATCTCACCCCGCTCTGCTCACCAGGCTCTCCCTCACATCTCAGCCCTCAGCTGTTGCCATCGAGTCCTCCCCGAGCCTTATTCTTGAGGTTAGGAGTCCTCCAGTGGTCTGATGCTTATTCACAGCTGGTTGATAACCATTTGTTCCAGCAGCACTCCAGTCTTTGGAAATAGCTCACTGCACTCTCTGGCGTTTACACCTCAGTTGCCCAAGGGTGGCAGTCCCTCTCTTAATCCTTTAGTGACCCCCAGATCCATGCTCTGTAGGCATGAGGCAGGTGCTGCTCGTTCACTCCCCAGAGATGGTCCTGAGCTCAGTGAGAACCTCGGTGCCATGCTCCTGGGGTCAGACTCAGGCTGATGGATGCCTGTGCAACGACTGGAGGGCAGGGTCTGCTTCCTAGCATGGTCAAACCTGTCTTTAAGAAACTCAATGTGAAAAGCTAAAgttagttttcaaaaaaaaaatcatctcttgGGTACCTGAACCTTCTTGAAGAAGTCTTCAAAGGGTTTAGAGCTTGGTCCTACTACTGGTTTCCTTCTGTTGTGTTCCCTAAGGGCACAGCTCCACCCAAAGGCTAAAATGGTTTGCAAAAGCTGAGGCTGAAGGACTGATGCTGGCCCACGGAAGAAAGCAAATGGCATGCTGATAAAAACAGAGGATttctttaagtatttatttaaggGGTTTGAGGATTCATTGCTGCATAACTTAACATGTGGAAATTTACACAATTGTTGTGCAAGGTTGCTGCCCTGTGcatggagaaaagcagaattgtTCAACAGCCTGGCACGGACTTGGTGTTGATGCTGGCAATAATCCTTCCCATGACGTACGTCTTTAACCCCAGGAGACGAGTGTCCTACATGCCCTCAGTCTTGTCTTGTGATGTGTACGTGTTGAGAAAGAAGCTGCTTCCACACTCAGTCTCACCATCAATTTACAAAAAGGACACATCACTGAGCAAAGCGCAATGACCGTGTAGGAGCCGCGCTGTCCTTTGTGCACCCTTCACTGTCTGATACCTCTGCGTtggaaggggtggtggtttGGTGGTGAAAATAGGAATAAAGGATGCATGCAGGGAAGATGGTGAGAAACGGAGTTGAGGTGAAGGATGTGAAAGCAGTTTTACCTGAGAAAGGGGTTCCTCTAACCAGAGTGGCACTTTGGCATATGAGGAGCTCTGTGTATGGGGCCCTACACCAGACTCCTAGGAGGGATGTGATGATGCAAGGCATTGGACTG includes these proteins:
- the LOC116497559 gene encoding solute carrier family 2, facilitated glucose transporter member 5-like isoform X1, giving the protein MEPNKDKQESSNSEEGTKGKMTLSLALVTLISAFGSSFQYGYNVSVINSPAPYMQDFYNQTYTDRHGVFMDKNFQTLLWSLTVSMYPLGGFFGSLMVGPLVNNCGRKGTLLINNLFSIAAAILMGTSEIAKTFEVIILSRVIMGIYAGLASNVVPMFLGEMAPKNLRGAIGVVPQLFITIGILIAQILGLNSILGNAEGWPVLLGLTGIPSVIQLLTLPFFPESPRYLLIQKGNEEQARQALQRLRGWDDVDDEIEEMRLEDQSEKEEGQMSVLTLCAFRGLRWQLISIVVMMMGQQLSGVNAVFYYADRIFQSAGVETNNVQYVTVSIGAINVVMTCLAVFIVESLGRRILLLAGFGLCCGSCAVLTLALNLQNTVSWMSYLSIVCVILYIIGHAIGASPIPFVMITEMFLQSSRPAAFMVGGSVHWLCNFAVGLLFLYMEAGLGAYSFLIFCAICLVTMVYIFFVVPETKNKTFMEINKIMAKRNKVEIQTEKEELMDIHTIQAGQAEKKEISNSSNL
- the LOC116497559 gene encoding solute carrier family 2, facilitated glucose transporter member 5-like isoform X2 — encoded protein: MPMEKGPDSSQSNLSGRDTKMTLSLALVTLISAFGSSFQYGYNVSVINSPAPYMQDFYNQTYTDRHGVFMDKNFQTLLWSLTVSMYPLGGFFGSLMVGPLVNNCGRKGTLLINNLFSIAAAILMGTSEIAKTFEVIILSRVIMGIYAGLASNVVPMFLGEMAPKNLRGAIGVVPQLFITIGILIAQILGLNSILGNAEGWPVLLGLTGIPSVIQLLTLPFFPESPRYLLIQKGNEEQARQALQRLRGWDDVDDEIEEMRLEDQSEKEEGQMSVLTLCAFRGLRWQLISIVVMMMGQQLSGVNAVFYYADRIFQSAGVETNNVQYVTVSIGAINVVMTCLAVFIVESLGRRILLLAGFGLCCGSCAVLTLALNLQNTVSWMSYLSIVCVILYIIGHAIGASPIPFVMITEMFLQSSRPAAFMVGGSVHWLCNFAVGLLFLYMEAGLGAYSFLIFCAICLVTMVYIFFVVPETKNKTFMEINKIMAKRNKVEIQTEKEELMDIHTIQAGQAEKKEISNSSNL